Proteins co-encoded in one Hymenobacter swuensis DY53 genomic window:
- a CDS encoding flavin-containing monooxygenase: MFATNFPASASSPLAVDTLIIGAGQAGLAAAYYLRQRGASFVVLEAQPTVGHIWAARYDSLRLFSPTWASALPGLPWPGSANRYPTKDEAAAYLQHYAGHFALPVETGQRVTLVQPAPTGYLVCTAAGRQYMARRVIVCTGPYTAPRVPAFATQLPEAVMQLHSSQYQRPTQLPGTGPVAVAGSGNSALQIAADLAATGRPVLVAFDDKTPAAPNNAAMWLFLLATGILEAGRNTWLGRYMRRQSEPVVSGDLHRLRQFPNVQFIGRALAVTALAGLQGRRAATPPLEAVVWATGFGPAYAWLQVPGVLSATGEPVHERGLSPVAGLAFLGLPWLHNRRSALMGGAAADAAYVVDNLCKST, encoded by the coding sequence ATGTTTGCTACCAACTTCCCTGCTTCTGCCAGCTCCCCGCTGGCCGTTGATACGCTGATCATCGGAGCCGGGCAGGCTGGGTTGGCGGCGGCCTATTACCTCCGGCAACGCGGGGCCTCCTTTGTAGTGTTGGAGGCCCAGCCGACCGTGGGGCACATTTGGGCCGCGCGCTACGATTCGTTGCGACTGTTTTCGCCGACCTGGGCCAGCGCCCTGCCGGGGCTGCCCTGGCCCGGGTCGGCCAACCGCTACCCAACCAAAGACGAAGCGGCAGCCTACCTGCAGCACTACGCTGGCCACTTTGCCCTACCCGTTGAAACCGGCCAGCGCGTAACACTGGTGCAGCCCGCCCCCACCGGTTACCTGGTTTGCACGGCAGCGGGCCGGCAGTACATGGCCCGCCGGGTTATTGTCTGCACCGGGCCCTACACTGCCCCGCGCGTTCCGGCTTTTGCAACGCAGCTGCCGGAAGCGGTTATGCAGCTGCACAGCAGCCAGTACCAGCGCCCGACGCAATTACCCGGGACCGGGCCGGTAGCTGTGGCAGGCAGCGGCAACTCGGCTCTGCAAATTGCCGCCGACCTTGCCGCTACCGGCCGGCCAGTGCTGGTGGCTTTTGATGACAAAACGCCGGCGGCCCCCAATAACGCGGCCATGTGGCTTTTTCTACTGGCTACCGGTATACTGGAAGCAGGCCGCAACACTTGGCTGGGACGCTACATGCGCCGACAGTCCGAGCCCGTGGTAAGCGGCGACCTGCACCGGCTGCGGCAGTTTCCGAACGTGCAGTTTATTGGGCGGGCGCTGGCCGTAACGGCGCTGGCGGGCCTGCAGGGCCGGCGGGCAGCTACGCCCCCGCTGGAGGCCGTGGTGTGGGCCACGGGTTTCGGGCCGGCGTATGCGTGGCTGCAGGTACCCGGGGTACTTTCCGCTACCGGTGAGCCAGTACATGAGCGAGGTCTCAGCCCGGTTGCCGGCCTGGCGTTCTTGGGATTACCGTGGCTGCATAACCGCCGCTCAGCACTTATGGGCGGAGCAGCGGCCGATGCGGCCTACGTGGTAGATAACTTGTGTAAAAGCACATAA
- a CDS encoding NAD(P)/FAD-dependent oxidoreductase, whose protein sequence is MDVVIIGGGLGGLCAALDLRQRGHAVTLVERQCYPFHRVCGEYVSNEVLPYLHRLGADPAALQPARITEFQVSSPAGRLLTAPLDLGGFGVSRYRLDAFLCRLAQQAGVTVLQQATATDVQFEMATNQHQVVLADGRALPARVVLGTYGKRSSLDRQLKRPFFTRRSPYIGVKYHVRYPSMPRNLIALHNFADGYAGISAIEEDKYCFCYLTTRQNLKSHGTIPQLEATVLARNPRLHHLLTTAEVLYPQPEVINEISFAPKSCVEQHMLLGGDAAGLITPLCGNGMAMAIHAASLAAARIHQFLQGNITRPALEATYTADWHQHFGRRLQVGRAVQQLFGQPLLSELAVNGLRLWPAAVRSLMRQTHGTEF, encoded by the coding sequence TTGGACGTTGTCATTATTGGCGGAGGGTTAGGAGGGTTGTGTGCAGCGCTGGATTTGCGCCAGCGCGGCCACGCCGTTACGCTGGTGGAGCGGCAGTGCTACCCGTTCCATCGGGTGTGCGGCGAATATGTTTCCAACGAGGTGCTGCCCTACCTGCACCGCTTGGGGGCCGATCCGGCCGCGCTGCAGCCTGCTCGTATTACGGAATTCCAAGTCAGTTCCCCGGCTGGTCGGCTGCTCACTGCACCGCTCGACCTGGGTGGTTTTGGCGTGAGCCGGTACCGGCTTGATGCGTTTCTGTGTCGGCTGGCCCAGCAAGCGGGCGTAACGGTACTGCAACAGGCTACTGCTACGGATGTGCAATTCGAAATGGCTACCAACCAGCACCAAGTAGTACTGGCCGACGGCCGTGCCTTGCCGGCCCGCGTGGTGCTGGGCACCTACGGTAAGCGCAGCTCCCTGGACCGGCAGCTGAAACGGCCGTTTTTTACCCGAAGGTCGCCTTACATCGGAGTGAAGTACCATGTGCGCTACCCCAGCATGCCGCGCAACCTCATTGCGTTGCACAACTTTGCCGATGGCTACGCGGGAATTTCGGCTATTGAGGAGGACAAGTACTGCTTTTGCTACCTCACTACCCGCCAGAACCTGAAGTCCCACGGCACCATTCCGCAGCTGGAAGCAACAGTGCTGGCCCGCAACCCCCGGTTGCACCACCTCCTGACCACGGCCGAAGTGCTGTACCCGCAGCCAGAAGTCATCAACGAAATTTCCTTTGCGCCCAAATCCTGCGTGGAGCAGCACATGCTGCTGGGTGGGGATGCCGCCGGCCTTATCACGCCGTTGTGTGGCAATGGTATGGCCATGGCTATACATGCGGCCAGTCTGGCAGCCGCCCGCATCCACCAGTTTTTGCAGGGCAACATAACCCGCCCGGCCCTTGAAGCGACGTATACTGCCGACTGGCACCAGCACTTTGGCCGACGTTTGCAGGTGGGGCGGGCAGTGCAGCAGCTGTTCGGGCAGCCGCTGCTGAGCGAGCTGGCCGTTAACGGTTTGCGCCTGTGGCCGGCGGCCGTACGCAGCCTCATGCGGCAGACACATGGCACAGAATTCTAG
- a CDS encoding T9SS type A sorting domain-containing protein — protein sequence MMQRLRIFSLLVLLAAGLRSSMSPAEAQPMAVRPVTAPRPAGEEKALLVYPNPSTGIVHIAINGFEGRKLELRVLNVIGTVMYRETLTELNDRYTRTLDLSKFANGLYYIKLESDTSSEMRKLVIR from the coding sequence ATGATGCAACGCCTACGCATTTTCTCTTTATTGGTACTGCTGGCGGCCGGGCTGCGTAGCAGCATGTCGCCGGCTGAGGCGCAGCCGATGGCTGTCCGGCCGGTTACTGCGCCTCGCCCTGCCGGGGAGGAAAAAGCCCTGTTAGTGTATCCCAATCCCAGCACCGGCATCGTGCATATTGCCATTAACGGGTTTGAGGGACGCAAGCTAGAACTGCGGGTGCTGAACGTCATTGGGACGGTTATGTACCGCGAAACGCTGACGGAACTCAACGACCGGTACACCCGCACCTTGGATCTGAGCAAATTTGCCAACGGGCTCTATTATATCAAACTGGAATCAGATACTTCAAGTGAGATGCGCAAACTGGTTATTCGGTAA
- a CDS encoding sigma-54-dependent transcriptional regulator has product MSIALPITIFIVEDNAWYGELLEYKLAQNPDYTIRRFTTAQSCLQHLHEKPDIITLDYSLPDGKGDQVLLQIQERLPEVAVIVISGQEDVRTAIGLLRQGAFDYLVKDEETADRLWNTVGNIRKQLALRQENTRLKEQIGHKYDPQRAILGNSTQIQQLYTLIDKAARTNITVSISGETGTGKELVAKAIHFRSERREAAFVAVNVAAIPRELIESELFGHEKGAFTGAVGRRIGRFEEAHKGTLFLDEISELDLALQAKLLRVLQEREVTRVGGNTRIPFDARLMVATHRDLGQEVKEGRFREDLYYRLLGLPILLPPLRERGQDVLLLADAFLQEFCTQNNMVTCVLSDAARQKLLHYAFPGNVRELKAVVELAAVLAENDQIQPQDLPLRHPQGTQPDTAVVGNESLRTQMSTIVQRYLDAHNGNILQVAAKLQIGKSTIYRMVQNNEVRIR; this is encoded by the coding sequence ATGAGCATTGCATTACCCATTACCATCTTCATTGTGGAAGATAACGCCTGGTATGGCGAACTACTGGAATATAAACTTGCCCAGAACCCCGATTATACCATCCGGCGCTTCACTACCGCCCAATCCTGCCTGCAGCACCTGCACGAGAAACCCGACATTATCACTCTGGACTACTCCCTTCCCGATGGCAAAGGCGACCAGGTGCTCCTCCAGATTCAGGAGCGTTTGCCGGAAGTAGCCGTTATTGTCATTTCGGGACAGGAGGATGTGCGCACGGCTATCGGCCTGCTCCGCCAAGGGGCTTTCGACTATCTGGTGAAGGATGAAGAAACAGCTGACCGCCTTTGGAATACGGTTGGCAACATCCGCAAGCAATTGGCTCTGCGCCAGGAGAACACCCGGCTGAAAGAGCAGATCGGGCATAAATATGACCCCCAACGTGCCATTCTGGGCAATAGCACCCAGATTCAGCAACTCTACACCCTCATTGATAAAGCCGCCCGCACCAACATAACCGTTTCCATCAGTGGCGAAACGGGAACGGGTAAGGAATTGGTAGCTAAAGCCATTCACTTCCGCTCAGAGCGTCGTGAAGCTGCCTTTGTAGCCGTAAATGTGGCGGCTATTCCGCGGGAGCTGATTGAAAGCGAATTGTTCGGCCACGAGAAAGGGGCCTTCACGGGGGCCGTGGGCCGCCGGATCGGCCGGTTTGAGGAAGCACACAAAGGCACCCTGTTTCTGGATGAAATTTCGGAGCTGGACCTGGCGTTGCAGGCCAAACTGCTGCGGGTGCTGCAGGAACGGGAAGTAACCCGCGTAGGCGGCAACACCCGCATTCCGTTTGATGCCCGCCTGATGGTAGCCACGCACCGCGACCTGGGCCAGGAAGTAAAAGAAGGGCGGTTCCGGGAGGATTTGTACTACCGCCTGCTGGGGCTGCCCATCCTGCTGCCACCCTTGCGTGAGCGGGGCCAGGACGTGCTGCTGCTGGCCGATGCATTTCTGCAGGAGTTCTGCACCCAGAACAACATGGTAACGTGTGTTCTCTCCGACGCGGCCCGGCAGAAGCTGCTGCACTACGCCTTTCCGGGCAACGTGCGCGAGCTGAAAGCCGTGGTGGAGCTGGCCGCCGTACTGGCCGAAAACGACCAGATTCAGCCTCAGGATCTGCCGTTGCGCCACCCACAAGGCACGCAGCCGGATACTGCCGTGGTCGGCAATGAGTCGCTGCGCACCCAGATGTCTACCATTGTGCAGCGGTATCTGGATGCCCACAACGGAAATATTTTGCAGGTAGCCGCCAAGCTGCAAATCGGAAAGTCAACTATTTACCGTATGGTTCAGAACAACGAAGTCCGGATTCGTTGA
- a CDS encoding DNA/RNA non-specific endonuclease, which translates to MQRTITRFLSLALLTSVAVSCSKDAVVPAGSPSASSQSADATATRDSNLAMGNPSGATTSTSNYTNYLMSKTQFAMSYHRDRGIPNWVSWHLSSAWLGSTARQDNFAADATLPSGWYRAGSSSYSGSGFDRGHNCPSADRTGSVADNSATFLMTNMMPQAPNNNQRTWANLENYCRTLVNAGNELYVICGSYGKGGTGSNGYAATIDAGRITVPARCWKVIVVLPVGTGDAARVTTSTRVIAIDTPNDNSLSTTWGTYRTTVNAIEAATGYDLLSAVSSTVQTTVEARVDNGPTS; encoded by the coding sequence ATGCAGCGTACCATTACCCGTTTCCTCAGCCTAGCCCTGCTTACCAGCGTGGCCGTTTCCTGCTCCAAAGATGCCGTGGTACCCGCCGGTAGCCCCAGCGCTTCCTCGCAAAGTGCCGATGCTACTGCCACGCGCGACAGTAACCTAGCCATGGGCAACCCCAGCGGGGCCACCACCAGCACCAGCAACTACACCAACTATCTGATGAGCAAAACGCAGTTCGCCATGTCGTACCACCGCGACCGAGGCATTCCGAACTGGGTTAGCTGGCACCTGAGCAGTGCCTGGCTGGGCAGCACTGCCCGTCAGGATAATTTTGCGGCCGATGCCACGTTGCCATCAGGATGGTACCGTGCGGGTAGCAGCAGCTACAGCGGTTCCGGCTTCGACCGGGGCCATAACTGCCCTTCCGCCGACCGTACGGGCTCGGTAGCTGATAACTCCGCTACCTTTCTGATGACCAATATGATGCCCCAGGCTCCGAACAACAACCAGCGCACCTGGGCTAACCTGGAGAACTACTGCCGTACGCTCGTGAATGCGGGCAATGAGCTGTATGTTATCTGCGGAAGCTATGGCAAAGGAGGCACCGGATCCAACGGTTACGCTGCCACCATTGATGCTGGCCGCATCACAGTGCCCGCCCGTTGCTGGAAGGTAATTGTGGTGTTGCCCGTGGGTACCGGCGACGCTGCCCGGGTAACCACTAGCACCCGTGTTATTGCCATTGATACGCCCAATGATAACTCGCTAAGCACCACTTGGGGTACGTACCGGACTACGGTAAATGCCATTGAGGCTGCCACGGGCTACGACCTGTTGTCAGCGGTATCTTCAACGGTGCAGACTACCGTGGAAGCGCGGGTTGATAACGGCCCGACTAGCTGA
- a CDS encoding T9SS type A sorting domain-containing protein, with protein sequence MVQFYTTATRRWISTFCASLFALSQASGQGTTPPIYSNSGNSGATPIIDCNTVLNITTCFGSVSNPGYATDADFTTAATMNVPLSVLVTKTLKLRMDMDGLVPAGHRAGIMVERDGGVLNLVGVNAASLIKIRTYLSGNGGSSQLQETKIVDANLAAVLLGSSTGPTPLEFTAELPFDQIEIEAASLVSLGYKLKVYYAYGIGTNQITTAKGYVSRFATPSVANYSTQAVDNGITVCVNSNVSNPVNAVDTDLTNYATMGALLDLSCPTTLQTQLEGTAPAGYYAGFVLGSGGLLDASVLSGLRLTTYLGNTVQETGTGAGLLSLSVLPGGKYHIRMAATKPFDRVEIRRVSLLGALDNLRVYYGFGLEPRVFRDQAARISSFAAPTSRHQVNGSLLCANCGISNPELAADEDLTTNYASYNATLAVGGSTRLKLQLNGPAKAGNRAGVVLGLGTGLIDAQLLSRIQVSTYTGVAKGTGTDGSQLVETIADPSLVTLELLANGKQELSFRTTRDFDWVEVVLTNGIAALADTRIYYAFAEDTPSGFPSSITPPVNSPVTLTSFKAVSSDGAIDVSWQTSAEANSSHFIVERSLSANGNFQDLGRVNAAGNSTTTRQYLFRDYDGVSLNAPNLYYRLRQVDLNGQETYSNVISVSLRPPVIVFELYPNPASSTEQVRMKVPGQVGAKYQVAVYNQLGKEVSRQTVSGARASMSAGSLTPGLYQVTLLDKAGQRIGTQRLVVQQ encoded by the coding sequence ATGGTTCAGTTCTACACAACCGCCACCCGGCGCTGGATTTCCACCTTTTGCGCAAGCTTGTTTGCCCTAAGTCAGGCATCCGGGCAGGGGACTACTCCACCTATTTATTCTAATTCCGGGAATTCAGGAGCTACTCCTATCATCGACTGCAACACGGTCCTGAACATTACCACCTGCTTTGGGTCGGTAAGCAACCCGGGGTACGCCACCGATGCCGATTTTACGACGGCTGCCACCATGAATGTGCCGCTGAGTGTGCTGGTGACCAAAACGCTGAAGCTGCGCATGGACATGGATGGTTTGGTGCCAGCCGGGCACCGGGCCGGTATCATGGTAGAGCGCGACGGCGGAGTGTTGAATCTGGTGGGCGTTAATGCTGCTTCCCTTATTAAAATCCGCACATACCTGAGCGGCAACGGCGGCAGCTCCCAGCTCCAGGAAACTAAAATTGTGGATGCGAATCTGGCGGCGGTGCTGTTGGGTTCATCCACTGGGCCTACTCCACTGGAGTTTACTGCTGAGCTGCCCTTCGATCAGATTGAAATTGAAGCGGCTTCATTGGTATCGTTGGGCTACAAGCTGAAGGTGTATTACGCCTACGGTATCGGTACCAACCAGATTACCACGGCCAAAGGTTATGTGTCGCGTTTTGCAACGCCTTCGGTTGCTAACTACAGCACCCAAGCAGTAGATAACGGGATTACCGTCTGCGTGAATTCCAACGTAAGCAACCCGGTTAACGCCGTGGACACGGACCTGACCAATTACGCCACCATGGGTGCGCTGTTGGATCTGAGCTGCCCTACCACGCTGCAAACGCAGCTGGAAGGCACAGCCCCTGCCGGCTACTACGCCGGTTTCGTGCTGGGCAGCGGCGGCCTGCTTGATGCCAGCGTGCTGTCGGGCCTGCGCCTGACTACCTATTTGGGCAATACCGTGCAGGAAACCGGTACGGGTGCCGGCCTCCTGAGCCTGAGTGTATTACCCGGGGGCAAATACCACATCCGGATGGCGGCAACCAAGCCGTTCGACCGGGTTGAAATCCGGCGTGTGAGCCTGCTGGGGGCCTTGGATAACCTGCGGGTATACTATGGCTTCGGGCTGGAGCCCCGCGTATTCCGCGACCAGGCTGCCCGTATTTCCAGCTTTGCTGCTCCTACGAGCCGCCACCAGGTAAATGGCAGCCTGCTGTGTGCCAACTGCGGTATTTCCAATCCAGAGCTTGCTGCCGACGAGGACCTCACCACTAACTATGCGTCCTACAATGCCACGCTGGCCGTGGGAGGAAGTACGCGGCTGAAATTGCAGCTGAACGGCCCGGCCAAAGCCGGCAACCGCGCCGGAGTGGTACTGGGCCTGGGAACCGGCCTGATTGACGCGCAGCTATTGTCCCGCATTCAGGTGAGCACCTACACGGGGGTTGCCAAAGGCACCGGTACCGATGGCTCGCAACTGGTAGAAACCATTGCCGATCCGTCGTTGGTTACGCTGGAGTTGCTGGCAAATGGCAAGCAGGAACTGTCGTTCCGCACGACGCGTGACTTCGATTGGGTGGAAGTGGTGCTGACTAACGGTATTGCTGCACTGGCCGATACGCGCATCTATTACGCCTTTGCCGAGGACACTCCTTCGGGCTTCCCTTCTTCTATCACGCCGCCGGTAAATTCCCCGGTTACCCTCACCTCCTTTAAAGCGGTAAGCAGCGACGGCGCCATTGACGTAAGCTGGCAGACCAGCGCAGAAGCCAACAGCAGCCACTTTATTGTGGAGCGCTCTTTGTCGGCAAACGGAAATTTTCAGGACCTGGGCCGGGTAAACGCTGCCGGTAACTCCACAACCACCCGTCAGTACCTGTTCCGCGACTATGATGGCGTTTCGCTAAACGCACCAAATCTGTACTACCGTCTGCGGCAGGTTGATTTAAATGGTCAAGAAACCTACTCGAACGTTATTTCAGTGTCGTTGCGGCCCCCGGTAATTGTGTTTGAACTGTACCCGAACCCCGCTTCCAGCACGGAGCAGGTACGCATGAAAGTGCCCGGTCAGGTGGGGGCTAAATATCAGGTTGCCGTGTACAATCAATTGGGCAAAGAAGTAAGCCGGCAAACGGTAAGCGGTGCCCGGGCTTCCATGTCGGCCGGCAGCCTCACGCCCGGTTTGTATCAGGTAACGCTGTTGGACAAAGCTGGTCAGCGCATCGGCACGCAGCGTCTGGTTGTCCAGCAATAA
- a CDS encoding PAS domain S-box protein encodes MSSTSHRHWGRQLRHAQRTALAARTACTEANQQLTELRARSQASAAQAAALLQTMTTAILAENQDHLVTLINQRMCDLFHLPHEATYYTGQPAGRLVRECGQLVDPEAILAQNQQLVAAQERSSGVLVKLRDGRIMQQDYLPVVQNGVTVLHIWSYEDVTQQQLAQRRVQELSQLAEQSPQPIIRFSQCGRALYSNPAAAPVLAALAQPTEAACRHWLQQEISQTLAAGQPRTVEHPLAEEFYLWTIAPLPEEQEVNLYLTTITERRRATADLLRNQLFTARINDTVPNIVFIYDLPTHSIQYCNKQVEVILGYSAEEILAMGSAMGELLVHPDDVLISQSKGRRRHLMQDGEVMSSEYRFRHRNGSWRWLNLKSTCFTRHPNGFVWQLVGSAADVTERRETEEQLRQSRLFVERVTNTTPNLIYIYDVLTESNIYCNRFVETTLGYTEEELKAMGNRMIPSLMPESEAQRLQQHFAEVANCPDGEILHLEYFLHHRNGSIRWLRISNTAFARDEQGRVTQIVGSAEDITRWKIADEQRRSANRRLAEQNRLFRQVIDTVPNLIYLKDSSGNYILANQATAQLYSLSNEALLQTSAVDLLKSFPDLQRHQVQDEEVLRTRQELDMEDTFADAQGRLRWFRTVKRPFVLADGTVQVLGVDNDITELKQTEQALQQAKEVAEQNAQARQTFLTNMSHEIRTPMNGIMGLAELLSKTDLTTDQRHYLHHIRHSAENLLVVINDILDMAQLGAGRVKLETVPFELQEVLKASCQALMPRATEKGIGLRLQLPPEPGPIWVLGDPYRLRQILLNLLSNAIKFTEKGQVLLVCKQLSAPHESPQFLFSVLDTGIGISSGQLQQLFEPFTQASASTAREYGGSGLGLSISRGLVELLGGELTAESRLHHGSTFRFALHFTAVQPPTLVAPSPAPNYQGLSGRRVLLTEDNAVNQLLVQVMLKGWGLEVDTASSGPEALALFRQHRYDVVLMDIQMPGMDGVATTHLLREHPNADRAATPVVALTAHAMQGEAERYRAAGLDAYLSKPFREEALFRVITDLLHPEAATTTLPSTPPPSMPAVTTQEPLYDLSGLRQLTNNDETFIRRLTNLFIDTTPPVVAELEQHLANQQLEQLGAAAHHLKSSIDGLQVKQLRTVLRDLEAAAYAPETADWSSLGQQVRQVRLTVEEVIRQLRVEFPT; translated from the coding sequence ATGAGTTCAACCAGTCATCGGCACTGGGGCAGGCAGCTACGCCATGCCCAGCGCACCGCGCTTGCCGCCCGTACGGCCTGTACCGAAGCTAACCAGCAACTGACGGAGCTGCGGGCCCGCTCCCAAGCCTCGGCGGCACAGGCTGCCGCCCTGCTCCAGACGATGACCACGGCTATTCTGGCGGAAAACCAGGACCACCTCGTCACGCTCATCAACCAGCGGATGTGCGACCTGTTTCATTTGCCACACGAAGCTACTTACTATACCGGCCAGCCCGCCGGGCGGCTCGTGCGCGAATGTGGGCAGTTAGTTGATCCGGAGGCCATTCTGGCGCAAAACCAGCAGTTGGTAGCGGCCCAGGAGCGCAGCAGCGGCGTGCTGGTGAAGCTGCGCGACGGCCGGATCATGCAGCAGGACTATCTGCCGGTAGTGCAGAACGGCGTGACGGTGCTCCATATCTGGAGCTACGAGGATGTAACCCAGCAGCAGCTGGCCCAGCGGCGGGTGCAGGAACTGAGCCAACTGGCGGAGCAAAGCCCCCAGCCTATCATTCGCTTCAGTCAGTGCGGCCGAGCTCTGTATTCCAACCCGGCGGCGGCTCCTGTGCTGGCGGCCCTGGCGCAACCCACGGAGGCCGCCTGTCGGCACTGGCTGCAGCAGGAAATCAGCCAGACCCTGGCAGCGGGTCAGCCTCGTACAGTAGAGCACCCGCTGGCCGAGGAGTTCTACCTCTGGACTATTGCGCCGCTGCCCGAAGAGCAGGAAGTAAACCTGTACCTGACTACTATTACCGAGCGCCGCCGGGCAACAGCCGATTTGCTACGCAACCAACTGTTTACGGCCCGCATCAACGATACGGTACCCAATATCGTTTTCATCTACGATCTGCCAACTCACAGTATTCAGTACTGTAATAAGCAGGTAGAAGTCATTTTGGGGTATAGTGCTGAGGAGATTCTGGCCATGGGCTCTGCCATGGGGGAGTTGCTGGTCCACCCCGATGATGTATTGATTTCGCAATCAAAAGGTCGCCGACGCCACTTGATGCAGGATGGGGAGGTGATGAGTTCGGAGTACCGCTTCCGGCACCGCAACGGCTCATGGCGGTGGCTGAACCTAAAAAGCACCTGCTTCACCCGTCACCCTAACGGATTTGTGTGGCAGCTGGTTGGCTCGGCAGCTGATGTAACGGAACGGCGGGAAACGGAAGAACAGCTCCGGCAGAGCAGGCTGTTTGTGGAACGCGTCACCAACACCACCCCCAATCTGATTTACATCTACGATGTTCTTACCGAGTCGAACATCTACTGTAACCGCTTTGTAGAAACCACTTTAGGTTACACGGAGGAGGAACTAAAGGCTATGGGCAACCGCATGATTCCCAGCCTTATGCCAGAATCCGAGGCCCAACGGCTGCAGCAGCACTTTGCAGAAGTAGCGAACTGCCCGGATGGCGAGATTCTGCATCTGGAGTATTTCCTGCACCACCGCAACGGCTCCATCCGCTGGCTGCGCATCAGCAATACGGCCTTTGCCCGCGACGAGCAGGGCCGCGTAACGCAGATTGTGGGCTCGGCGGAAGATATTACCCGCTGGAAGATTGCCGATGAGCAGCGCCGCTCGGCCAACCGCCGCCTAGCCGAGCAGAACCGCCTGTTCCGTCAGGTAATCGATACGGTTCCCAACCTGATTTACCTCAAGGACAGCAGCGGCAACTATATTCTGGCCAACCAGGCTACGGCCCAGCTGTACAGCCTCTCCAACGAAGCCCTGCTCCAAACATCGGCCGTTGATCTGCTCAAGAGCTTCCCGGACCTGCAGCGCCACCAAGTGCAGGATGAGGAAGTGCTCCGTACCCGGCAGGAGCTGGATATGGAAGATACCTTCGCCGATGCACAGGGCCGGCTGCGGTGGTTCCGAACAGTGAAGCGCCCTTTTGTGCTGGCCGATGGCACCGTGCAGGTGCTGGGCGTGGATAATGATATTACAGAGCTGAAGCAGACGGAACAGGCATTGCAACAGGCTAAAGAGGTAGCCGAACAGAATGCCCAAGCCCGCCAGACGTTTCTCACCAACATGAGCCACGAAATCCGGACGCCCATGAATGGCATTATGGGCTTGGCGGAGTTGCTTTCGAAAACGGACCTGACCACCGACCAGCGGCACTATCTGCACCACATCCGTCATTCAGCTGAGAACCTGTTGGTTGTTATCAACGATATTCTGGACATGGCGCAACTGGGTGCCGGGCGGGTAAAGCTGGAAACGGTGCCGTTTGAGCTGCAGGAAGTTCTTAAGGCCAGCTGCCAGGCCCTCATGCCCCGGGCTACCGAAAAAGGCATTGGCCTGCGCCTGCAGCTGCCCCCGGAGCCCGGCCCCATCTGGGTATTGGGCGACCCGTACCGCCTCCGGCAGATTCTGCTTAACTTACTCAGCAACGCCATCAAATTCACCGAAAAGGGCCAGGTGTTACTGGTGTGCAAGCAGCTCAGTGCCCCCCATGAGTCGCCCCAATTCCTCTTTTCCGTACTGGATACGGGCATTGGCATATCGTCTGGGCAGTTGCAGCAGTTGTTTGAACCCTTCACCCAGGCCTCGGCCAGCACTGCCCGCGAGTATGGCGGCTCGGGGCTAGGGCTAAGTATTTCCCGCGGGCTGGTAGAATTGCTGGGCGGTGAGCTGACGGCCGAAAGTCGCCTGCACCACGGCAGCACCTTCCGCTTCGCACTACACTTCACTGCGGTGCAGCCACCCACACTGGTAGCGCCCAGTCCGGCTCCCAACTACCAAGGGCTGAGTGGCCGCCGCGTGCTGCTCACCGAGGATAACGCCGTAAATCAGCTGCTGGTACAGGTAATGCTGAAAGGCTGGGGCCTGGAGGTAGACACGGCATCGTCCGGGCCAGAAGCTCTGGCGCTGTTCCGCCAGCACCGCTACGATGTGGTATTGATGGACATTCAGATGCCCGGCATGGATGGCGTGGCCACTACCCACCTGCTACGGGAACACCCCAACGCGGACCGGGCCGCCACGCCCGTGGTAGCCCTCACAGCCCACGCCATGCAGGGCGAAGCCGAGCGGTATCGGGCGGCCGGCTTGGATGCCTACCTTTCCAAACCGTTTCGGGAAGAAGCGCTGTTTCGGGTGATTACCGACCTGCTGCACCCAGAGGCCGCTACCACCACTCTGCCGTCTACTCCCCCACCATCTATGCCTGCTGTTACCACCCAGGAGCCGCTTTACGACCTAAGCGGTCTGCGGCAGCTCACGAATAACGACGAAACATTCATTCGCCGCCTCACCAACTTGTTCATTGACACCACCCCGCCCGTGGTAGCCGAACTGGAGCAGCACCTGGCAAACCAGCAGCTGGAGCAGTTGGGGGCAGCTGCGCATCATTTGAAAAGCTCCATTGATGGCCTTCAGGTAAAACAGCTGCGCACCGTACTGCGCGACCTGGAAGCTGCCGCCTATGCTCCCGAAACAGCTGATTGGAGCAGCCTCGGCCAGCAGGTTCGGCAGGTTCGCCTGACTGTGGAGGAAGTAATCCGGCAGCTACGAGTAGAATTTCCCACCTGA